The following is a genomic window from Microtus pennsylvanicus isolate mMicPen1 chromosome 3, mMicPen1.hap1, whole genome shotgun sequence.
CCTGCTTGagcttgtgcaggtcttgtgcatgatGTCACAAGTGGTGTGACTTTATGTGCACAGCTGTCCTATTGTGTCTGGCAAATACTATAGTCCTCCAGCAATGCTGACTCTTACGTTTCTTCCATCTGCTCTTATGCAGTGTTTCTCAGGGAAAGGTAGGCGTGACAGGAGGAGGAACCTTTCAAGCTATGGAAGACTGAACGTAGTGATaatatataaaaaggaagaaatagaataatGGAACATAATCACTTTAATGGGTTGAGAAATGGGAGGACAAGGAAAAGGAGGGAATATGAGGAGAGATAACACAAAGACTTTCTGAAAAGAATCATTTAAAAATCCTCTACTGCAGAAGATCCCTAAAGTGTAAGCATATACACATAAGCTTATTCTCTTAACACAACTTGTTTCCAAGATTCAAATCtcagagaaatcagaaaaaaataacaatggcTTGTTATCTGAAATAGGAcacaaaatataaaggaaataacTGGCTTACAAGAATTGAGAAGCTGtccttgaaagaaatgaaaaaatgcaGGACATTTTGAGAAGGAAAAATTTttcatgagaattttttttcatataacttCTTTAGAGCAAGTTTGACATCTTTATTTCTCAGGCTGTAGATCAATGGGTTCAGCATCGGAACAACAATAGTATAAAATACAGAGGACACTTTCCCTTGGTCCATAGAGCTCACTGACGATGGTTGTAAGTACATGAATGCAGCAGATCCAAAGAAGACAGCGACAGCTGACATGTGTGAGGTGCAGGTGCTGAAGGCTTTGGACCTGCCCTCAGTGGATTTAATCCTGAGGATGCTGGCAATAATGAAGATGTAAGAGCTCAGGATACTCAGTGTAGGGAAAAGGATATTAAAAGCACTAAAACACAGAACTACAACTTCATTGATAAAAATGCTGGAGCAAGAGAGCTCCAAGAGTGGAAAAAGATCACAGAAGTAATGGTTTATTACATCAGCCTTACAAAAATGCACTCTTAGCATGCAGACTGTATGAGCAGTGGCACCAATGAAACCCATACCATAAACCCCAAATATCATCCAGAAACAGACTTGATAGGACATCATAGCATTGTAAAGCAATGGGTTACAGATGGCAACATAACGGTCATAAGCCATTGCAGCCAACATATGACATTCTGATAtaacaaaaatgagaaagaaataaagttgaGTCATGCATTCAGGGTAGGAGATGATGTTCTTCACTGTTACAAAGTTCACCAGCATTTTGGGGGTAATGACAGTGGAATGACAGAGGTCAATGAAGGACAGACTGGagaggaaaaagtacatgggggTATGGAGATGGGAGCTGAGCAGGATCAGAGTGATCATGCCCAGGTTCCCCACCATCGTTACTGCATAGATTCCAacgaagaggaagaagagaaacagctgTAGTTCTGGTGCATCTGTCAATCCAGCAAGGATGAACACAGTGACTGTGGAGTGGTTTCCAGTTCTCATTTCTTTTGGAGATtctctgaaggaaagaaaaaaaaggtaagatAAGCAATACCTGTCCTACCACATAATAAGGTGAGAAACTGAGTTCAAACTTTTTCAGACATGTATCTCCAAGTTTCATGGCTACTCTCTTATTAGTCTAGGTATTAGAGGTTCAAAAGTATAATACTcagaaatagataaatataaaatataccaaTCACTGTTCATGATCTACATTAGGAGAATACATTAGTACCCATTCCGTGAACAACCAAAGAGAGATCTGATGGTTTGAATGGAGTTTTCTAAGAACTTTTCAAGCCTAATTTAAAATTCTCACAATCTATGTACAGAGAGAATGCTTTCCTGTGTTACAATCATAGCAACTCACAAACACATTAGTAATAACTATACACTGAATTTCAATGGCTCAAAGACTTTTCATGAGTAGCAAGCAACATAGCCTGTATACTATACACACTTATTTTACATTGCAACAGAGGGTCAAGTTATGGCAACCaggcagaaaaatgaaagaaaagtcatCTTAGTTGAACAGTCAGTAGGGAATCAAATCACCTTTATATGTAAATGAACTTATCttttatacaattttttaaaaaaaaatctctgagaaAGAATTACTGAAAATAATTTCTGGTTTTCAAAAAGTGGGACCCAAGATCAATGGAAAAACTAaccagccactgtggaaatcactGTAGAGAAATGGGAAATAATGGAGCAAAAAAGATTAAGCAGGAGTGGGAATGGAAGggcaggatggaggagggaattAAAAAGGAATGAAAGACTAGGagtaaagactttttaaaaagtcatatggaGAGGCCTtctaaaatttatacatatacacatgtaagaGTAATCTAGGTGGAGTTACCATATAATGAAAAGTAGCACGTACTGGCCTGGAAGATTTGCCCCTAACAGTTAGTTTGCACTGTGTTAGAAAGACCTACAGACATTTCTGGGAGATGAGAGTAATCACTAATCTTAATCAGCTTTGAACCTTGCAAGGAACAATGATGATTGGCCTAGTGTAGAGGGCAAAAGGCCTTGTGCACGCAGGTAAGCACTGGAGAAGGCAGGAAAGTTAAACACACAGCTTATCTCCTCAATGGAGTGGAGAGGCATAGCTGATCTTTCTGGAATGCTAGGAAAGATGTAGTTTTAACAACCTGGTGACCCTTTGTTGACTGATGAGACAGGATCTGCCTGTATCTCCCAGACTTTTCATTTTTACCCATCCATGACCTTTTCCTCTAAATTCTGAGCATTGTTTTTACCCCATAAAACCCATTCTTATTACTAAGGTCCCTTGTGCTTTACAACAGCCTAGGTGACTTCTATGCTATCTTAGGGCCAGGCCAATCCTGATAACCACAGGCTTTATTTTTATCCCAGTCAAGATTCTTAGACCCAAGTCTTGGGCACTATCTTTGAGTATCAGTAGTACCCATTCTTACGAAACAAGCCAGATATACTTTGTAAGGAATCTCAATgtaaattaatcttaaatttttgtTCACTTGATACTGAATTAATGGTTAtctgaatacttttttttaaaaaaattgtgccGTGCTTAAATATGGCTAAAGTAATATGATCTTGGCCAGACTCTTGAAGTCTTGGTCCAGCACCAGTTTCAGTAAAATTGGACTGAGCTGAGTTTAATTCTTGTATTTTCATGGATCGTTTTCCCCTGCCTGTTGTAAAGCCTGATTGGAATCACCACAGCCTGGCAACATAAGCTCACTAGTGTAATAATGACACAAATGTTATGAGAACAATAAATTGGATTTGAGGAAGGACTGCTCTGCAAGAAAGAAACCATAACCAGTATCAATATAGGAACCAGGAATATGTGGCCAGACAAGTCATTGTCCCTAGGGGATAATCTACTACTGTTGTTCCGCTAAATTGATATAGTAATAAATTGACTCGTAATGGCTTATTTTTGTACCCATGCATTTGTTCATCTCTTAATCCTTATACATGCTTCTTTTTACATTCGATGGCAAGTTGCACAGTGATCCACAACTGAATAATAAATAGAGAATGAGAGGAGCATGCCTACGTCTAAGTGGGATGTGTACCTCATaatcttccttcaaatgctcaaGGATCATTGTGAAAATGGGACCGATAAACCTCTATAAATTACACATTAAAAGTATTTCTCTGTACAACAGGATAGTGCTAATGTGAACTCACAGTGGTTGGGATGGGGTGTACAGGGCCTGTACATAATCAAACCAGATAATTAAAGCATGGAGGAGGGAGTTGGTTAGGAATTCTCACCCCTAggtgaggagctattggcaatttaCTGCTGCTAGTGAAAGGagagtcagttttgtttttttaaagtgataTAGCTCCTGAGAGGGTGTCCATGTGCAGTAGATGTTCCTTTATCCAGGAACATGGTGACAGCACTCTGTGAactcaaaagtattttaaaagaacacatgaTTATctatgaaaacatacatatgagtAACAACATTAAGACTGAGGAGGCtatattttgtaatatataggtatgtacatat
Proteins encoded in this region:
- the LOC142847114 gene encoding olfactory receptor 8G50-like, with the protein product MRTGNHSTVTVFILAGLTDAPELQLFLFFLFVGIYAVTMVGNLGMITLILLSSHLHTPMYFFLSSLSFIDLCHSTVITPKMLVNFVTVKNIISYPECMTQLYFFLIFVISECHMLAAMAYDRYVAICNPLLYNAMMSYQVCFWMIFGVYGMGFIGATAHTVCMLRVHFCKADVINHYFCDLFPLLELSCSSIFINEVVVLCFSAFNILFPTLSILSSYIFIIASILRIKSTEGRSKAFSTCTSHMSAVAVFFGSAAFMYLQPSSVSSMDQGKVSSVFYTIVVPMLNPLIYSLRNKDVKLALKKLYEKKFS